In Paenibacillus sp. G2S3, a single window of DNA contains:
- the hxlB gene encoding 6-phospho-3-hexuloisomerase — MDTLKYAQQIIEELQRSISQLDHQEAERMAELLLQSNKVFVAGAGRSGLMGRAFAMRLMHVGKEVYVVGETVTPGIEPGDVLVLGSGSGETKGLISMAEKAKGVGAEVIAVTIAPDSNVGRLASYVVKLPGSTKDQASGSYSTIQPMASLFEQTMLVFYDAVILRMMEKTGQTTKQMFGKHANLE; from the coding sequence ATGGACACATTGAAATATGCGCAGCAAATTATAGAGGAGCTTCAGCGCTCCATTTCTCAGCTTGATCATCAAGAGGCTGAACGAATGGCTGAACTGCTTCTTCAGTCGAATAAGGTATTTGTGGCCGGGGCTGGTAGATCAGGATTAATGGGACGAGCTTTTGCCATGCGACTCATGCATGTCGGTAAAGAAGTGTACGTCGTGGGAGAAACGGTAACCCCGGGTATTGAGCCTGGTGATGTGCTTGTGCTCGGTTCCGGTTCAGGAGAGACGAAGGGGCTGATCTCTATGGCAGAGAAGGCCAAGGGAGTGGGTGCAGAGGTTATTGCCGTTACGATTGCGCCGGACTCGAATGTCGGACGTTTAGCGAGCTATGTAGTGAAGCTGCCGGGGTCTACAAAAGATCAAGCGAGCGGAAGCTACAGCACGATTCAACCGATGGCTTCTTTATTCGAACAGACGATGTTAGTCTTTTACGATGCGGTGATTCTGCGGATGATGGAGAAGACGGGGCAGACCACTAAGCAGATGTTCGGCAAGCATGCTAATTTAGAGTGA
- the hxlA gene encoding 3-hexulose-6-phosphate synthase: protein MKLQLALDLVDIAGAKAIVSEVAEYIDIVEIGTPIVINEGLHAVKAIKEAFPALTVLADLKIMDAGGYEVMKAAEAGADIVTVLGVSDDATIRGAVEEAKKTNREILVDLINVKDIKSRAAEVDALGVDYVCVHSGYDHQAEGKNSFADLNAIKSVVKQAKTAIAGGIKLSTLPEVIAANPDLVIVGGGITGEADQKAAAAEMKRLVNQA, encoded by the coding sequence ATGAAATTACAATTAGCGCTGGATCTAGTGGATATTGCGGGAGCGAAAGCGATTGTCTCAGAGGTTGCTGAATATATAGATATCGTTGAAATTGGAACACCTATCGTTATTAATGAAGGCTTGCATGCGGTGAAAGCAATAAAGGAAGCATTTCCTGCTTTGACAGTATTGGCTGATTTGAAAATCATGGATGCTGGTGGATATGAAGTGATGAAGGCGGCAGAAGCTGGTGCTGATATCGTTACTGTGCTTGGTGTATCTGATGATGCTACCATTCGAGGTGCGGTGGAGGAAGCTAAGAAGACGAATAGAGAGATTCTGGTTGACCTGATCAATGTAAAAGATATTAAGTCAAGAGCGGCTGAAGTAGACGCACTTGGCGTAGACTATGTCTGCGTACACTCTGGATATGACCATCAGGCGGAAGGGAAAAATTCTTTTGCGGATTTGAATGCAATTAAGAGTGTGGTTAAACAGGCTAAAACCGCTATCGCTGGGGGTATTAAGCTAAGTACGCTTCCGGAAGTTATTGCAGCGAATCCTGATCTTGTTATCGTTGGTGGAGGCATTACGGGTGAGGCTGATCAAAAGGCTGCAGCGGCAGAAATGAAACGTCTAGTTAACCAGGCTTAA
- the pepT gene encoding peptidase T: MKKEVIERFISYAQMDTQSNEDNETCPSTPGQMVLAHKLVEELKEIGMDEVQVDEHGYVMATLPANTEKNVPTIGFLAHLDTATDFTGTNVKPQIVENYDGKDILLNKELNVVLSTTSFPELAEYKGHTLITTDGTTLLGADNKAGIAEIMTAMNYLLQHPEIKHGKIRVAFTPDEEIGRGPHKFDVAAFNASYAYTVDGGPLGELEYESFNAASAKISVYGVNVHPGTAKGKMIHSAKIAMALHLRLPSEEAPEFTDGYDGFYHLSSIEGTPEFSKLQYIIRDFDREKFEARKAYISAIVDEFKSIHGEENIVLEMKDQYYNMREKIEPVRHIVDIAHEAMENLNITPIIRPIRGGTDGSQLSYMGLPTPNIFTGGENFHGKFEYASADNMEKAVNVIVEIAKLFEQKA, translated from the coding sequence GTGAAAAAAGAGGTTATAGAACGGTTTATTTCGTATGCCCAAATGGATACCCAATCGAACGAGGATAATGAGACTTGTCCTTCCACTCCGGGGCAAATGGTGCTGGCCCACAAGCTGGTCGAAGAGCTCAAGGAAATCGGCATGGATGAAGTGCAGGTGGACGAGCATGGGTATGTCATGGCTACGCTCCCAGCCAATACGGAGAAGAATGTTCCAACCATTGGTTTTTTGGCGCATCTCGATACAGCAACTGATTTCACAGGAACTAATGTAAAGCCGCAAATCGTGGAGAACTACGATGGCAAAGATATTCTTTTGAACAAAGAACTAAATGTTGTATTGTCCACAACGAGCTTTCCAGAGCTGGCAGAATATAAGGGTCATACATTAATTACAACCGATGGTACCACCCTGCTTGGCGCAGACAATAAAGCCGGTATTGCCGAGATTATGACAGCTATGAATTACCTTCTTCAGCATCCTGAAATCAAGCATGGCAAAATTAGAGTCGCCTTCACACCGGACGAAGAAATTGGCCGCGGCCCTCATAAATTTGACGTAGCTGCTTTTAATGCTTCCTATGCTTACACTGTGGACGGTGGCCCTCTCGGAGAACTAGAGTACGAAAGCTTTAATGCTGCTTCTGCCAAAATCTCAGTTTACGGCGTCAATGTTCACCCTGGTACCGCAAAGGGAAAAATGATCCATTCCGCAAAAATCGCAATGGCGCTCCATCTTAGACTCCCTTCTGAGGAAGCTCCAGAATTCACAGACGGTTATGATGGCTTCTACCACCTAAGCTCCATAGAAGGCACTCCGGAGTTCAGCAAGCTCCAATATATTATCCGTGACTTCGACCGTGAGAAATTCGAGGCACGTAAAGCCTATATTTCTGCCATCGTAGATGAATTCAAGAGCATCCATGGTGAAGAGAACATCGTGCTTGAAATGAAAGACCAATATTACAACATGCGCGAAAAAATCGAACCGGTGCGCCATATCGTTGATATTGCCCATGAGGCGATGGAAAACCTGAACATCACACCGATCATCCGCCCGATTCGCGGAGGAACAGACGGTTCGCAGCTCTCCTATATGGGCTTGCCGACACCTAATATATTCACCGGGGGCGAAAATTTCCACGGCAAATTCGAATATGCCTCTGCTGACAACATGGAAAAAGCGGTAAACGTTATCGTCGAGATTGCCAAGCTGTTCGAACAAAAAGCCTAA
- a CDS encoding GAF domain-containing sensor histidine kinase translates to MPEETGIHELLTLKTIAETLNSSNELKPMLDTVMGKLLDLTGNTAGWIFLSEENMEYEFAADRGLPPALQRDNKQPMQYGSCWCLDRLWDGRLEHAVNILNCKRLSNARQYKWGDTLGITHHATIPLYSGERYLGLMNVAAPGKAHYPDSELALLQSVALQIGSAIERMQLYSTEQRRANLYSKLGEFSAALNLTASECISPSILVEKTTALIGQYFDWPFAAIIGQHEGKFEVHAAAYAANITPELAPFELSDTFKNRLRDIAKGHRFATLTSDEEQEITNSCCSEQPITERVVMLAVPFRQITAQGSAILLITSPKALASANADGEVLEAIAEHISATLESVQLGEKRREIARLDERNRLARDLHDSVNQILFSLSMTAKGVESMLKQENTSHPAAEAVRDIQELSQSALKEMRALIMQLRPAGLEAGLLTALQTHGQQLGLLIQTQRSGVLELPRNVEEGLLRIGQEALNNVRKHSGASKAEVSLHLNATEAILSIADQGKGGAKRRCNTDTNESLGLHIMKERAEALYGRIQIHSEEHQGTTVEVTIPLPLQST, encoded by the coding sequence ATGCCGGAAGAAACCGGGATCCACGAGTTATTGACGCTCAAGACGATTGCGGAGACCTTAAACAGTTCCAATGAGCTCAAACCGATGCTCGATACAGTTATGGGCAAGCTGTTAGATCTAACAGGAAATACGGCAGGCTGGATCTTCCTGAGTGAAGAGAATATGGAGTATGAATTCGCCGCAGATCGAGGTTTGCCGCCAGCGCTGCAACGGGATAATAAACAGCCGATGCAGTATGGAAGCTGTTGGTGTTTAGACCGCCTATGGGACGGACGGCTAGAGCATGCTGTTAACATTCTAAACTGCAAGCGTCTAAGTAATGCCAGGCAATATAAATGGGGCGATACGTTGGGGATCACCCACCACGCCACTATCCCACTGTATTCAGGCGAACGCTACTTAGGGCTTATGAATGTAGCTGCACCAGGCAAAGCACATTACCCCGACAGTGAGCTGGCTCTACTACAATCCGTGGCCCTGCAAATTGGCAGTGCCATTGAACGCATGCAGTTATATAGCACCGAGCAGCGCCGTGCCAATCTGTATTCCAAATTAGGGGAATTCAGCGCTGCTTTGAATTTAACGGCTAGTGAATGCATCTCCCCAAGCATTCTGGTGGAGAAAACCACCGCCCTGATTGGCCAATATTTCGATTGGCCATTTGCAGCGATCATTGGACAACATGAGGGGAAATTCGAAGTACATGCAGCCGCTTATGCAGCTAATATAACACCTGAATTGGCTCCTTTTGAGCTCTCGGATACCTTTAAGAATCGTCTAAGGGATATTGCGAAAGGACACCGCTTCGCAACATTAACCTCTGACGAAGAACAGGAAATAACGAACTCATGCTGTTCCGAACAGCCTATTACAGAGCGAGTTGTAATGCTTGCCGTCCCCTTTCGGCAGATTACTGCACAAGGCTCAGCCATTCTGCTTATCACCTCGCCTAAAGCACTGGCCTCCGCAAACGCAGACGGAGAAGTACTCGAAGCGATTGCCGAGCATATTTCAGCCACACTGGAAAGTGTACAGCTCGGAGAGAAACGACGGGAAATCGCGCGTCTGGACGAGCGGAATCGACTGGCCCGTGACCTGCACGACTCGGTGAACCAGATTCTATTCTCCCTCTCGATGACGGCTAAAGGTGTGGAAAGCATGCTGAAGCAAGAGAACACCTCTCATCCGGCTGCTGAGGCGGTCCGCGATATTCAAGAGCTCTCTCAATCTGCACTCAAAGAAATGCGCGCTTTAATCATGCAGCTTCGTCCTGCAGGACTGGAAGCCGGGTTATTGACCGCACTGCAGACTCACGGTCAGCAACTAGGACTGCTGATACAGACTCAACGCAGCGGCGTTCTTGAACTTCCTCGCAATGTAGAAGAAGGGCTTCTGCGCATTGGTCAAGAAGCGCTCAACAATGTACGCAAGCACTCCGGAGCTTCTAAAGCTGAAGTTTCTCTGCATTTAAATGCTACCGAGGCGATACTGAGCATTGCCGATCAGGGCAAAGGCGGTGCCAAACGGCGCTGTAACACAGACACCAATGAATCGCTCGGCCTGCATATTATGAAGGAAAGAGCCGAGGCGCTCTATGGCCGTATTCAGATCCACAGCGAGGAGCATCAAGGCACAACGGTTGAGGTAACCATCCC
- a CDS encoding MATE family efflux transporter: protein MKHNNHQQFNLVKLTWPIFLELFLFMLMGSVDTFMISSVSDDAVSGVGAANQIIAMAILVLSVIGNGAAIVVSQYLGSKKPLEAAQVTGNAITLNLLVGILLSTLLLIFGGTLLTALNVKGDILVYAKSYIHIVGGGIFLQALINALATTIRTHGFTKQTMVVSLLMNIIHVVGNYLLIYGHFGLPALGVEGAAISTVVSRFICLIIFFLLLYRVMEVRVKLTYYIHLSKKYVQQILKIGIPSAFESIIYQSCQLVFTLYITYLGAEAMATRQYALNISNYIYLFSVAVSMGTSIIVGHLVGARRPGEAYKRVFSSVKWALLVTVIIDALVIVFRVPLFGLFTDNQNIIMMGAQVILLSFFLETGRTTNLVIINSLRASGDAKFPVYMGLISMVCMSLPLGYFLVFQLNLGLAGVWIATAADEWTRAVIMYFRWKSRAWEKHGLIQHDDAEHITPSTTPAAVN from the coding sequence ATGAAGCACAATAATCACCAGCAATTCAACCTGGTCAAACTAACTTGGCCGATATTCCTGGAACTGTTCCTATTTATGCTCATGGGCAGTGTGGATACTTTTATGATTAGCTCCGTATCGGACGATGCCGTATCGGGTGTTGGCGCAGCGAATCAGATTATCGCGATGGCTATTTTAGTTCTCAGTGTCATTGGTAACGGCGCAGCGATTGTGGTCTCCCAATATCTCGGTTCCAAAAAACCTCTGGAAGCCGCTCAAGTGACCGGCAATGCCATTACCCTAAACCTGTTAGTAGGAATTCTCCTAAGTACACTTTTGCTGATATTCGGAGGGACTCTACTAACTGCCCTGAATGTAAAAGGGGATATTCTCGTTTATGCTAAATCCTATATACATATTGTCGGGGGCGGTATTTTTCTCCAAGCATTAATCAATGCTCTGGCGACCACAATCCGTACGCACGGTTTCACTAAACAGACGATGGTCGTATCCTTGCTGATGAACATCATTCACGTGGTGGGTAACTACTTACTCATCTATGGTCATTTTGGACTTCCAGCGTTAGGTGTCGAAGGTGCAGCTATCTCAACGGTTGTCAGTCGTTTTATCTGTCTTATTATTTTCTTCTTACTGCTCTACAGAGTGATGGAGGTACGGGTGAAGTTAACCTACTACATTCATCTTTCCAAAAAATATGTGCAGCAAATTCTCAAAATCGGCATCCCTTCAGCGTTTGAATCGATTATTTATCAATCTTGTCAGCTCGTATTCACGCTGTATATTACCTATCTGGGCGCCGAGGCTATGGCCACTCGTCAATACGCGCTCAACATTTCCAATTATATTTATTTATTCAGTGTAGCTGTCTCCATGGGAACCTCCATAATCGTAGGTCATCTAGTGGGAGCTAGACGCCCCGGGGAGGCCTATAAGCGTGTATTCTCCAGTGTGAAGTGGGCACTTCTGGTCACAGTAATAATAGATGCTCTGGTGATTGTCTTCCGAGTACCGCTATTCGGTCTCTTCACAGACAACCAGAACATTATTATGATGGGGGCTCAGGTTATACTGCTTAGTTTCTTCCTAGAGACCGGGCGCACAACCAATTTGGTCATTATTAACTCACTACGCGCCTCGGGCGATGCGAAGTTTCCAGTATATATGGGACTGATCTCCATGGTCTGCATGAGCTTACCCCTTGGCTATTTCCTAGTGTTCCAGCTTAATCTAGGGTTAGCCGGGGTGTGGATTGCCACTGCGGCTGATGAGTGGACAAGAGCTGTCATTATGTATTTCCGCTGGAAGAGTCGGGCTTGGGAGAAACATGGACTTATTCAGCACGATGATGCAGAACACATCACGCCTTCCACTACCCCTGCAGCTGTAAATTAA
- a CDS encoding helix-turn-helix domain-containing protein produces the protein MATEIKDRINLKEINCEKELTLAVIGGKWKLIILWHLGLEGTKRFSELKKLIPHITQKMLTNQLRELEEDQLVLRKVYAEVPPKVEYSLTSYGQSLLPVLRLMYDWGKNYGENVIWKDTPPEERR, from the coding sequence ATGGCAACCGAGATTAAAGATCGCATCAATTTAAAGGAAATTAACTGCGAGAAGGAATTGACGCTTGCGGTGATTGGAGGCAAATGGAAGCTGATTATCCTGTGGCATCTTGGGCTTGAAGGAACGAAGCGGTTCAGCGAGCTAAAGAAGTTAATTCCTCATATCACGCAAAAAATGTTGACCAATCAGCTTCGCGAGCTTGAAGAAGATCAGTTGGTTCTTCGGAAAGTGTATGCCGAGGTTCCTCCAAAAGTTGAGTATTCCCTGACTTCATATGGACAGAGTCTGCTTCCCGTCCTTCGATTGATGTATGATTGGGGTAAGAATTACGGAGAAAACGTGATCTGGAAAGACACGCCGCCGGAAGAAAGACGCTAA
- a CDS encoding sortase, with the protein MKKRNGVLLAVKLIFILSLVVLIYSIVQVVKAPIEAKQALNDWAKKREEAIARPLPNEENPLPKGMVSSPKEQPTSSPSYKEGEVIGEIRFPTLNKKVAILEGTESPELKKGAGHYIGSAAIGAVGNNVLAGHRDTVFRNLGELVTGDLIELESMDGTFTYEVTGSTIVDGNERGAIKPSDKAILTLITCYPFSYVGSAPDRYLLSAKLVKQETSPH; encoded by the coding sequence ATGAAAAAGCGTAATGGTGTTTTATTAGCCGTGAAGCTAATCTTCATACTCTCTTTAGTTGTGCTGATTTATTCGATCGTTCAAGTCGTCAAAGCCCCCATCGAGGCCAAGCAGGCTCTAAATGATTGGGCAAAAAAGAGGGAGGAAGCCATCGCTCGTCCCCTTCCAAACGAAGAAAATCCTCTTCCCAAAGGAATGGTCAGTTCTCCAAAAGAACAACCAACTTCATCTCCTTCCTATAAAGAGGGTGAGGTGATTGGAGAAATCCGCTTCCCTACCTTAAATAAGAAGGTGGCTATTCTGGAGGGTACAGAAAGCCCTGAGTTAAAAAAAGGAGCTGGACACTATATAGGTAGCGCAGCCATCGGTGCCGTCGGTAATAACGTGCTTGCTGGACACCGCGATACCGTATTTCGCAATCTAGGAGAACTTGTCACAGGTGATCTGATCGAACTGGAAAGCATGGACGGTACATTCACCTATGAAGTCACAGGCAGTACGATTGTAGACGGGAATGAACGCGGCGCAATAAAACCAAGCGATAAGGCTATTCTCACCTTGATCACCTGTTATCCTTTTTCATACGTGGGGTCAGCACCGGACCGGTATTTACTTTCAGCGAAGCTAGTGAAGCAAGAAACATCGCCTCATTAA